In Dromaius novaehollandiae isolate bDroNov1 chromosome 3, bDroNov1.hap1, whole genome shotgun sequence, the following are encoded in one genomic region:
- the CALHM4 gene encoding calcium homeostasis modulator protein 4, protein MAYLPKWLTFLKGKEVIIANAIIAILTIGGQQLFSFFTFSCPCHVGQNLIYGLAFLGVPALILLIVGYALNNQTWRLVTGKRSPLQQEGTRNHLLQCKLTCFVLCSITGRALVAPVTWLAVTLINGSFYVCAVSEYVSTYYFGGNSNITASERRKILAAFPCSQLVPPELSRAKDEVILLLRYQSQVAGWLLIAVVVITVFLSYCLASCFSPLSFLHFRYWTKYVHNEQELFDEAMDQHSRLYAMQHVRKFFGFAPGSENVKEIRIPSLREWQAISGLAFLKLVDEEHYDYSLLHDWALKDSVNGKYLKTEETRT, encoded by the exons ATGGCTTACCTTCCAAAGTGGCTAACTTTTCTAAAAGGCAAAGAGGTCATTATTGCTAATGCTATAATTGCAATATTGACAATTGGTGggcagcagcttttctctttttttacattCAGCTGCCCCTGCCATGTTGGGCAGAACCTTATCTATGGGCTGGCTTTCCTAGGAGTTCCTGCACTGATCCTTCTGATTGTCGGTTATGCTCTTAATAACCAGACTTGGAGGCTAGTTACAGGCAAAAGATCTCCTCTTCAGCAAGAGGGTACACGTAATCACTTACTGCAGTGCAAACTGACCTGCTTTGTCTTGTGTAGCATCACCGGGAGAGCACTGGTTGCTCCAGTAACATGGCTAGCAGTCACCCTGATAAATGGCTCATTTTATGTGTGCGCTGTGAGTGAGTATGTCTCCACGTATTATTTTGGAGGTAATTCTAACATTACCGCTAGTGAACGCAGAAAGATATTGGCTGCATTTCCTTGTAGTCAGTTAGTTCCTCCAGAGCTGAGTAGGGCAAAAGATGAGGTTATTCTCCTCCTCCGATACCAGTCACAA gtgGCTGGCTGGCTTCTGATTGCTGTGGTAGTCATCACTGTTTTCCTGTCTTACTGCCTGGCAAGCTGTTTCTCCCCACTCAGCTTCCTTCATTTCAGATACTGGACCAAGTATGTCCACAATGAGCAGGAGCTATTTGATGAAGCAATGGACCAGCACTCCAGGCTCTATGCCATGCAGCATGTGAGGAAGTTCTTTGGCTTTGCCCCAGGGAGTGAAAATGTGAAGGAAATCCGTATCCCATCCCTCAGAGAGTGGCAAGCCATTTCTGGACTGGCGTTTTTAAAACTAGTGGATGAGGAGCATTATGACTACAGCCTCCTCCACGACTGGGCACTCAAGGATTCTGTAAATGGAAAATACCTGAAGACTGAGGAGACCAGAACTTGA